The sequence GCCCGTGAAGCTCTCGGCATGGTCAATGGAGCCAGAAAGAAAGCGATAGCCAGAGGGGAAGATCCAATTAGGCCGGTTCATAGCGGCAGGAAAATGACACTTTCAGCTCAAATTGTGGCCATTGAGAAGGGGCGCAATTCTTTTGATCTATGGTTGGTTCTCTCCTCTGTTGGAAACAGCATCAAACTCCATATCCCACTTAAGCGCCACCGCCATTTTAATTGGTTTCGTGAATGGAAAATATCAAACACCGTGATAATTCATCGGGACTATGTTCAATTCTCTTTTGAAAAGGAAACCGGGCCTAAGAAGACGGAAGGCAAATCCATTGGAGTGGATGTGGGGATTAATCACCTTCTGGCTACTTCAGACAAGGAATTGATTGGTTCCGAGGTCAAGCCACTCATAGACAGTATCAAACGTAAGAAGCAAAATTCCAGGGCCTATATTCGAGCCAAGAAAACCCTTTCTTACTATCTTCACAAGATCGTCAAGGATAGTTTACCCTGGAAAAGTTTGAAGCTGGTAGTGGTAGAAAAATTACAAGACCTCAAAAAAGGCAAACAACCCAAGAGAGGGAAAGCATTCCGAAAGACGCTCAGTAACTGGAATTATCGGGAGTTGCTGAATATATTGCAGATGCGCTGTGAGGAAAACCGTGTTTTCTTCCGGTCGGTCAATCCCTGTAAAACCAGTCGGACATGCCCCGCATGTTCCCATACTGAGCGGGGTAATCGAGTCGGAGAAAATTTCAAGTGTCTGAGGTGTGGGTACTCAGAACAGGCCGACATTGTAGGCTCACTGAATATTTTGACTCGTTTTACCACCGGACGATATGGTGCCGGTTTCCAAACTTGATTGATGGATTTTCTATGAGATTCTATCAATTAGGTAACTATACATCTGCTTTCCACCTGTGATATAGTAATACACAAGGATGAAGGCGGCTGCTGTGCAGGCCGAGCAGTGGAAACAGATAAAGCTGAGGGAGGATACATGAGAATATTAGTTACCGGTGGAGCAGGCTATATCGGCAGTCACACCTGCTGGGAGCTGTTGCAGGCTGGATACGAGATTATTGTAGTGGATAATCTTTCGAACAGCCAGGAGGAATCTTTAAAGAGGGTCCAGCAGCTGAGCGGCAAGGCACTTCAGTTCCATAAGGTCGATCTGCTCGACAGGGAGCCCCTGGCCGCTGTTTTCGACCATTCCCGGATCGATGCGGTCGTTCATTTTGCCGGTCTCAAGGCGGTCGGAGAGTCGGTAGCCATGCCTTTGCGCTACTATCATAACAATGTCACCGGAACGCTGGTGCTGCTTGAGGTTATGACAGAGCACAAGGTTAAAAACCTGGTTTTCAGCTCATCCGCCACGGTCTATGGAGATCCGGCCAGGGTCCCGATTACCGAGGATTTCCCTCTTTCGGCAACCAATCCGTACGGACGGTCAAAGCTGATGATCGAGGACATCCTGAGAGATGTCCATCGTGCGGACAGGAGCTGGAATATTGCCCTCCTGCGCTACTTCAATCCGGTAGGGGCGCATCCGAGCGGGAGGATTGGAGAGTCCCCGAACGGTATCCCCAATAATCTCCTGCCCTATATTTCCCAGGTGGCAGTCGGCAAGCTCTCCGAGTTGTCCGTATTCGGAAACGATTACCCGACCCGTGACGGCACGGGCATCCGGGACTATATCCATGTGGTCGATCTGGCTGCCGGTCACCTCAAGGCACTGGAGAAACTGACTGAAAAGCCCGGTGTGGTCACCTACAATCTTGGCACTGGCCGGGGATACAGCGTTCTTGAAGTGATCGAAGCCTTCGAGCGGGCTTCGGGAAGAAAGATCCCTTACCGGATAGCTGACCGCAGACCGGGGGATATTGCCACCTGCTACGCCGATCCATCAAAAGCCGAACGTGAGCTGGGCTGGTTCGCAGTCCGAGGAATCGATGAAATGTGCGCCGATACCTGGCGATGGCAGTCTTCAAACCCCAATGGGTATGAATGAACGTATCTTAAAATCTTCGTAACTATTCAGGCACAGAGGCACAAGGTTACCTTTGCCCCTTTGTGCCTGAGCAGTTACAAATCTTCTAACCATTGAGTGCCTCTTCGTCCCTCATTCCATTCTTCATAATTAAATCTTCAAAAACTAAATATTATATTAAAATTCCGTAATATAAAGTTTAAGCATATCGTCTGATAATCACAAATATTCTTATATTTTAGTATTGGGCAGCAAACAAGATGGAAATATTCCGGAAATAAAGCAGTCTCATCCCCCGATACTATGGGCTCCTCCCTTTATTGGCCAGGCTGCTCACTATTACGCGTATGCTTGTCTTAAGAGACTACCATGAGTTTCTCACCAGGTTTTCAAGGAAAGGGGGTGAAAACCATGAGCTTATTCTCTCCGTAGGAAAACCATCCAGGGTAAGTCAACACAGCTCCATCCGTAATTAATGATCGGTTTGTTTGTATCTATGAAAAAAGGAGGACGGTTATGAAACTCATGAATAAAAAAGCACCAGGTATAATTTTTATGGTACTTATCGCAATTATCGGTGCATTCCAATGGCGGGCCTATCACAGCCGTAAGCCAGCAACGGAAAATGACCGGTATGAGGCTGTCGGCATTGGGAATGCCCAAAAGCTTCTGGCCACTTACAATCACTGGAAGGTATTGTGGACACGGGCTGGAGGGGAGCAAAATCTGGCCCTGTCACTTGGCTATTCCAAGGGCCGGTCAGTCATGTTTACCAGGGCAAGGGGACAGGCAGTAATCAATCTGATTGACGGCTCGGTCTGCGTCAATATATCCGGCCTGCCTGAAAAGGAAACATTTGATGTCTGGATGATTGGCCGTCGTCCTGACCCGGCATACAGCCAGAAACCCTGCACCGGCCAGGATAGAGCGCAGGATACGATAAACCTTGGCACCTTGAAAGGCGAGGGCGGCAAGGCCCGGCTTCAGGTTCAAGCCGGCTTCAAGGTTCCGGCAGGACTTGAAATAGAGCATATAGTCGTGGCCAGAACCGGCCAGTCCCCAGACCGAAACGGTTTGCTCTTTGGTTCACCCAGCCTTTTCCAAAAGCTCTATTACAGCGAAATCTCCGGTCGGCTGGCTATGCTCGGCAAAGCCGAAGGGTTGCCGGATGCAACCTCGACGGGCAGCGCTCTCTCCTGTGCTGCCTGCCGGTTTTTCGTTCCCTCCCCGGCCTATGCGGATTTTGGAGAAGATGGAGGAACAGCAGTATTGAACTGTCTTAAACCACTCATCGACCGGGGTGAACAACTTTTCTTTACCGAGACATTCGAAGGAAATGGCCGAACCTGCGGAACATGCCATCCGGCCACCAATAATTTTACTCTTGATCCGGCCTATATCGCAACATTGCCGCCGAGAGATCCGCTTTTTATTGCCGAGCATAACCCAAACCTGGCCGAGCTTGAAAAACCGGAATTGCTGCGGAAGTTTGCCCTGATCCTCGAAAATGTGGACGGATTCAGTGATCCAACCAATATATTCGTCATGCGCGGCGTTCCCCATTTACTTGGCCTGTCAAATACCATCCTGTCAAACCCCGCTCAACCTGGAGAATTTCCGGTGCAGAGGACTGGCTGGGGAGGTGACGGCGCCCCGGGGACAGGTTCTTTGAGGGAATTTGCAATCGGTGCAGTACGGCAGCATTTCACGAAAACCCTGGATCGGGTTGAGGGAAGAGATTTCAGACTGCCAACCAATAGTGAGCTGGATGCCCTGGAAGCCTTTCAGCTCTCCCTGGGCCGCCAGGAGGAACTCGACCTGGAAGCGCTCCATTTAAAATCAGAGATAGCAGAGCTTGGTAAAGAGACCTTTCTGGATAGAACCTTTGATGATCCCCGGGCTGGCAAGTGTCAGCGTTGTCATGGGAATGCCGGAGCGAACAGCACCTCAACTTTCTTTAACGATAATCGCAACACCGGCGTTGAGGTTATGGAAGACCAGCCAGCCAGGCTCATCGATCCCACTATCCCCGTGGATGGCGGATTCGGCCAGGAGGATCCCGGTCCTCATGGGGGCTTTGGCGATGGTACCTTCAATATCACCTCGCTGATCGAGGCGGCAGACACTCCGCCCTTTTTCCATAATAATTCGATCAATACGATTGAAGGTGCGGTCGGCTTCTTCAACGATGATGCCTTTAATAACTCGCCCAGTGGAAGCACACACCAGGGGCTGGTCAAGCTGGAATCCACCCAGGTCCAGGCAGTTGCTGCCTTCCTTCGGGTAATCAATGTCCTGGATAATATCCGCTCCTCTGACAGTTACGATACCCGTGCCAAAGGTGCGAATCTTTGCAGAGGGATGAAACTCCTGAAAATCGCGATTTCCGAGACCGAGGATGCCATCGAGGTCCTCAGAGGCGGAGCCTTTTTACACCCGGATGCCGTATTGCTTCTGGAGAAAGCCGGACAGTTTGAGAAACTGGCCTTAGCAGCGGGCAATATCAACTCTAGGAATTCCTTGATCGATAAAGCTATCCATCAGAAGAGTGCTGCACGGGAGCTTATGGTTTGGTAACTCAAAGGGGCAGAGGGGCAAAGGCACAGAGGCACAAAGTTGTCTTGCCTTTGTGCCTCTGTGCCCTTTAAGGATGTTGACTATCGGATATGAGCGAAATGGATGGACAGATTGACAGAAGTTGTGTTAATCTCACCTATATAAATAATAGTGGTTCTCAAGGGAAATCTCAGAATTATCCGAAGGGGTGCAAAAGCACGAATATAGTCCGATCAGAGAGAGAGTGATGTCTGACCAGGATAAACAGCAGCAGGATGGCAAGTTAATCTCCCGCAGGGATTTCCTCTGGAAATCCTCGGCGGCTCTCATGGCTGCCGGCGGGCTCACAGCCGGATGCAACAGCCGTCCGGGCAGCCCCGGCTATCATCAGCCGCACAGCGGCCAGGCACCTTCGGCAGATCCCGGCTCATGGTGGCATAAGGAGGGGTTTATCGTCCATGAGGCGGTAGATACCAGTCGGCTGGCCGAGGGGATCATCCGTGCCCGTGTTGATGGCTCGTGGCGGGAGTTCGCGGTGGTCGAGCTGCCTGAACGGTTTGTGGACTGGAGTCTCAGAGCGCGGCTGGCGCGCCTTTCAAGGATGCTCGACTTTGGCGGGATAGATCCGCGGGATCTGGCCGGATCGCACAACGCCTGCGTGGCCACCTACGGCGGCCCCTGCCGTGATTCGGCCATATCGCTCAATACAGCCTATAAGGGAATGGGATTTTCGGTGCATGCTGCAAAGCTGGCTGAAACGGTCCACAAGATCACCGGGGAGCGATTGAGGATCGAGCAGGATACAGCCGGTGATCCAGCCAGGGAAATTCAGGCCAAGGTGAGATTTCTCGCTGAATTCTACCATAATAATGCTTCGAACTTTGACCGCACCAAACAGGTCTCGCTGGAGATTTTCACCTCACCCGATTTCCAGACCCACACCTTTCTCAATATGATGGTCAATCCGATTGTCTCGGCCTCATTCCTTGCCTTTCCCACCTTTGAAATCCGGGCCGTGCCCCAGCTCCTGCACCCGAAAAATCCAGGACTGTCCGGGCCGGAAAAGGACATGATCGCCTATGTCAATGCCATTCATGACTTCATCCACAGCGGGCCGGGAGAGCGGATAGTCTGCGTGTATCATGTAATCGAGGTGTTTGACGATACACCGAACGATATGAGCCGGGGAAAGCGCATCGCCTGACGAGCGGGAGAAGAATACTGACCCCTTCCTTCACGCCCCTCCACCCTTAATCACTTTTTCTCATAATGGTATCTCAACTGAGGGACAGATCATATTGGTCAGTTCGCGGCATTTATGCTTGAGGTGATACCAATCCAGGATAAACTCCTGGCGTGTCCAACCGCTAGCGATCCGGCTACGGTCAAAAGCCTTCACTATTTCTATCTGCTTCACATTTCCGCTCAGTTAGTAGTTTGGGGTTATAGTCCAGACGGCTCCTTCGAATCGACCCAGGCCCCAATTCAGGCTCTCTTGCATAGAGGTATTATCCGGGCACCCACTTCCGCCTCCGCCGGTGATCATGTAACGAACGGTGGAGCCAAGATCATAGACCTTATAACCGCCTATGCTTACCGTCGCATTTAAGGAATTTCCATAATAATAGGGATCATTAAAGCCTTCACCATGAATGGTGTAGCTTACAGGGGCCGGATCGGTCAATTTATCAAACTCTACATACACACGCCAGCCCCAGCCTTCGCCGGATGGAATACATTCAGCTTCACCTACGGTGCTTCCCGGGTATCCCTCGGTTTTTAAATCCCGTATGGTGACCACGATTGAGTTGGTTGCCAGTTGAATCCAATCAAGACCTCCAGACACGGAGGTAAGGCGGTATACATATATCTCAATGGTTTCCATGTCCCCGTCGTTACTGGTGGGCGATGAACGGTAAATCACCTTCGGCGTGGTAGTTTCGATGATTTTTCCCTCGGTTGTGCCCGATTTCAAAAACCCATATATGCCCTCCGTTTTCCAGTAATATTTAAGATCTTTGGAGTGAGAACCGGTAAAAACCGCATTGAGTAGGATTTCATCATCAATCTGAACAAAGGCCGGGTCAGGTTCAACGTGCACCTGAGGGCTTTTGGCCACGATTTGAAAGTGAGCATATTGATCCGCTGCTTTTTGATCTTTAATGACGGCAGACAAATCTATACCGTAGAAAAGAAGATCAACCGCCTTTAAGGTCACATTGAGTTTGGCCACCATTTTCCCAATATTTTCGGTTGCTTTGACTGATGCGTATTTCTTTAAAAACTTGGCTGTAATATAAGCACCCAGTTTTTTCTGCAACGATTGATTGGTAGCAATACTGGTTATGGTTCCGGTCAGCGCACCGTAATAGTCGCCCCCGCTAATGGCCGTGGTGACGTCAAAGCCGGTTGAAACGATCATACCCATAATATCGAAGGATGCTTCCGCCAACTGCCTGCCGGTCATGTAATTCACCGCATCCACAGGTATGAAAGCAAAAACCGTAGGTATGAGG comes from bacterium and encodes:
- a CDS encoding twin-arginine translocation signal domain-containing protein is translated as MQKHEYSPIRERVMSDQDKQQQDGKLISRRDFLWKSSAALMAAGGLTAGCNSRPGSPGYHQPHSGQAPSADPGSWWHKEGFIVHEAVDTSRLAEGIIRARVDGSWREFAVVELPERFVDWSLRARLARLSRMLDFGGIDPRDLAGSHNACVATYGGPCRDSAISLNTAYKGMGFSVHAAKLAETVHKITGERLRIEQDTAGDPAREIQAKVRFLAEFYHNNASNFDRTKQVSLEIFTSPDFQTHTFLNMMVNPIVSASFLAFPTFEIRAVPQLLHPKNPGLSGPEKDMIAYVNAIHDFIHSGPGERIVCVYHVIEVFDDTPNDMSRGKRIA
- the galE gene encoding UDP-glucose 4-epimerase GalE; this translates as MRILVTGGAGYIGSHTCWELLQAGYEIIVVDNLSNSQEESLKRVQQLSGKALQFHKVDLLDREPLAAVFDHSRIDAVVHFAGLKAVGESVAMPLRYYHNNVTGTLVLLEVMTEHKVKNLVFSSSATVYGDPARVPITEDFPLSATNPYGRSKLMIEDILRDVHRADRSWNIALLRYFNPVGAHPSGRIGESPNGIPNNLLPYISQVAVGKLSELSVFGNDYPTRDGTGIRDYIHVVDLAAGHLKALEKLTEKPGVVTYNLGTGRGYSVLEVIEAFERASGRKIPYRIADRRPGDIATCYADPSKAERELGWFAVRGIDEMCADTWRWQSSNPNGYE
- a CDS encoding transposase gives rise to the protein MKFLTQKKRDILYGIMDEYSRLVNIFIVMFWDKDFKISGLTKEITNLAASWLSARMRQCAAREALGMVNGARKKAIARGEDPIRPVHSGRKMTLSAQIVAIEKGRNSFDLWLVLSSVGNSIKLHIPLKRHRHFNWFREWKISNTVIIHRDYVQFSFEKETGPKKTEGKSIGVDVGINHLLATSDKELIGSEVKPLIDSIKRKKQNSRAYIRAKKTLSYYLHKIVKDSLPWKSLKLVVVEKLQDLKKGKQPKRGKAFRKTLSNWNYRELLNILQMRCEENRVFFRSVNPCKTSRTCPACSHTERGNRVGENFKCLRCGYSEQADIVGSLNILTRFTTGRYGAGFQT